In Ensifer canadensis, a genomic segment contains:
- a CDS encoding sterol desaturase family protein, translating into MVFHQASSSSPLRYLVSILLWPALYFGGLAAAGLAFATSSPVPWFNVVYLSVVAIIALFERIMPYEPTWLAPDGETLNNLGHTMLTKGIVQIAAAFGASFPLLVAIFAQPFFGSQPHIWPAHWSMFAQVVLGLVVAEFGLYAAHRLAHERLGLWRFHALHHSVTRLWVLNTGRFHVVDSLLKVGLSQLPLYLLGAPLQVFLWIGAVTAFTGLLTHCNVQMRTGPLDWVFSTPRLHRWHHSKDMAEGNSNYGENIVLWDQLFGTYFNPDRPSSTDIGITGKVSRSFVGQLVQPFSKSGARQILGRKPSGD; encoded by the coding sequence ATGGTCTTTCATCAAGCTAGCTCTTCATCGCCGCTACGATACTTGGTCTCCATCCTGTTGTGGCCGGCGCTTTATTTCGGCGGACTGGCCGCAGCCGGATTGGCTTTTGCCACATCCTCGCCGGTGCCCTGGTTCAACGTCGTCTACCTCTCGGTGGTGGCGATCATCGCGCTGTTCGAGCGCATCATGCCCTATGAGCCGACCTGGCTTGCTCCGGATGGCGAGACGCTCAACAATCTCGGCCATACGATGTTGACGAAGGGGATCGTGCAGATCGCGGCGGCGTTCGGTGCATCCTTTCCATTACTGGTCGCCATTTTCGCGCAGCCGTTCTTCGGGTCGCAGCCGCATATCTGGCCGGCACATTGGTCGATGTTCGCCCAGGTCGTGCTCGGGCTGGTCGTTGCCGAGTTCGGGCTCTATGCCGCTCACCGCCTGGCGCATGAGCGGCTTGGGCTCTGGCGCTTCCACGCGCTGCATCACAGTGTCACGCGGCTTTGGGTGCTGAACACCGGCCGCTTTCACGTCGTCGATTCCCTGCTGAAGGTGGGCCTCAGCCAGCTGCCGCTCTATCTGCTCGGGGCGCCGCTGCAGGTCTTCCTCTGGATCGGTGCCGTCACCGCCTTTACCGGCCTTCTGACCCATTGCAATGTCCAGATGCGCACCGGCCCGCTTGACTGGGTCTTCTCGACGCCACGGCTTCACCGCTGGCACCATTCGAAGGACATGGCCGAGGGCAACAGCAACTACGGCGAAAACATCGTGCTTTGGGACCAGCTGTTCGGCACCTACTTCAATCCCGACCGGCCATCCTCCACCGACATCGGCATCACCGGCAAGGTGTCGCGCAGCTTTGTCGGCCAGCTGGTGCAGCCTTTTTCAAAGAGCGGCGCGCGCCAGATCTTGGGGCGAAAGCCGAGCGGCGATTAA
- a CDS encoding cupin domain-containing protein produces the protein MTESIETSDRKPIKFSEKLEMIAELWQPRVIAEMNDYQFKLVRIEGDFIWHDHPETDETFIVLDGILRIDFRDGSVQIGPGEMFVVPRGVEHKPFAESEVRMLLIEPRGVLNTGHAGGERTAQNDRWI, from the coding sequence ATGACGGAAAGCATCGAGACGTCCGACCGCAAGCCCATCAAATTCTCCGAGAAGCTGGAGATGATCGCGGAACTGTGGCAACCGCGCGTGATCGCCGAGATGAACGACTACCAGTTCAAACTCGTGCGCATCGAGGGCGATTTCATCTGGCACGACCACCCCGAGACGGATGAGACGTTCATCGTGCTCGATGGCATCCTGCGGATCGATTTCCGCGATGGATCTGTACAGATTGGCCCTGGCGAGATGTTCGTCGTGCCTCGAGGCGTCGAGCACAAGCCGTTTGCAGAGAGCGAGGTGCGGATGCTGCTGATAGAACCGCGTGGCGTTTTGAACACCGGTCATGCCGGCGGCGAGCGCACAGCGCAGAACGACCGCTGGATCTAG
- a CDS encoding DUF1515 family protein, giving the protein MSPAEIDVSVHRQLGELVAGMRGLQESIRRIEEGAQRAEDKATSSRAGVHQRMDQLVDRVGDLEASVSTLGGDVAEMKPVTDDVKRWKLMGIGALGVTGIAAMALGVSFAEAIRRIIFVIVGKG; this is encoded by the coding sequence ATGTCTCCAGCTGAAATCGATGTCAGCGTGCACCGCCAGCTCGGAGAGCTGGTCGCGGGCATGCGCGGTCTGCAGGAATCGATCCGGCGGATCGAGGAGGGCGCACAACGTGCCGAGGATAAGGCGACGAGCAGTCGGGCGGGCGTCCATCAGCGGATGGACCAGTTGGTCGATCGCGTCGGTGATCTCGAGGCTTCGGTCTCGACGCTTGGTGGTGACGTTGCAGAGATGAAGCCGGTGACCGACGACGTCAAACGCTGGAAGCTGATGGGCATCGGCGCCCTTGGTGTTACCGGCATAGCGGCGATGGCGCTTGGCGTCAGCTTTGCCGAGGCGATAAGGCGGATCATATTCGTCATTGTCGGAAAGGGGTGA
- a CDS encoding LPXTG cell wall anchor domain-containing protein produces the protein MTGSGPLQWVFAGIIVAAFAIGAFLFVRKRLDPA, from the coding sequence TTGACCGGAAGTGGCCCGCTGCAATGGGTGTTTGCCGGCATCATTGTTGCTGCCTTCGCAATCGGCGCCTTCCTCTTCGTTCGCAAGCGGCTCGATCCGGCATGA
- a CDS encoding lysozyme produces the protein MNMNRRINAAGLALVKQWEGLKTKAYRDVAGVWTIGYGHTSAAGAPAVTPGMVISEAQADDILRADLATFEERVLRLVKVPLSDNQFAVLVSFDFNTGRLGKSTLLNKLNGGDYDAVPGELMKWVNAGGKRVKGLVNRRAAEAGLWAKGEFVASNTVIAAPKPPEAEQRRISPGSRAFCPRSALR, from the coding sequence ATGAACATGAACCGACGCATCAACGCGGCGGGCCTTGCGCTCGTCAAGCAGTGGGAAGGTCTGAAGACGAAGGCCTATCGGGACGTCGCCGGTGTGTGGACCATCGGCTATGGCCATACCAGCGCCGCGGGCGCTCCGGCGGTGACGCCGGGAATGGTGATCTCCGAGGCGCAGGCAGACGATATCCTGAGGGCGGATTTGGCGACATTCGAGGAACGGGTCTTGCGTCTCGTTAAGGTGCCGCTTTCCGACAACCAGTTCGCCGTGCTTGTCTCGTTCGATTTCAACACCGGTCGCCTCGGCAAATCGACTTTGCTGAACAAACTGAATGGCGGCGACTATGACGCTGTGCCGGGCGAGCTTATGAAATGGGTCAATGCCGGCGGCAAGCGCGTGAAGGGGTTGGTCAATCGCCGAGCTGCCGAAGCCGGGCTTTGGGCCAAGGGCGAGTTCGTGGCCTCCAACACCGTTATCGCCGCGCCGAAGCCGCCCGAAGCGGAACAAAGGAGAATATCTCCTGGCTCGCGGGCATTCTGTCCTCGCTCGGCTTTGCGTTGA
- a CDS encoding tetratricopeptide repeat protein, with translation MKTIFKPRLSAANVSPRLLELATSGNLDAQAALGEIYFNDGRKENYAASYHWNGQAARQGDAASQARLAAIYHKGIGVEPDQQEALRWLRSAARKGHHGARQVIDRRNQDDGGPEQNTASASLCAALDPRERREGPVERKPAESLSNQALERVEDEQRETGRR, from the coding sequence TTGAAGACCATTTTTAAGCCGCGGCTCTCCGCCGCAAATGTCTCGCCAAGGTTGCTCGAACTCGCCACGTCAGGAAATCTCGACGCCCAGGCGGCGCTCGGCGAAATCTATTTCAACGATGGCCGCAAGGAAAACTACGCTGCGTCCTACCACTGGAACGGCCAAGCCGCCCGCCAGGGCGACGCCGCATCGCAAGCCCGCCTGGCAGCGATCTACCACAAGGGCATCGGTGTCGAGCCCGACCAGCAGGAGGCACTTCGCTGGTTGCGGAGCGCCGCGCGCAAGGGTCATCACGGCGCCCGCCAGGTGATCGACAGGCGCAATCAGGACGACGGTGGCCCCGAACAGAACACGGCATCGGCCAGCCTGTGCGCAGCACTCGATCCCCGCGAAAGGCGCGAAGGACCCGTCGAAAGAAAGCCTGCGGAAAGCCTGTCAAATCAGGCGCTGGAGAGGGTCGAAGACGAACAGAGAGAAACTGGGCGCCGTTGA
- a CDS encoding DUF4440 domain-containing protein, whose protein sequence is MADFAVHIDEIRALEEALHRPELRRSRAAVEVLLAEGFVEFGASGTKYHRAEMIDLLSEEDDDPAGDELRATDFSLTRISARGDDTMSTEAGADARAQCCLVDGRG, encoded by the coding sequence ATGGCCGATTTTGCCGTTCATATTGACGAGATCCGGGCACTCGAGGAGGCGCTTCATCGTCCGGAGCTGCGTCGCTCAAGAGCGGCCGTCGAGGTGCTGCTGGCCGAGGGCTTTGTCGAGTTCGGAGCGTCCGGGACGAAATATCACCGCGCGGAAATGATCGACCTTCTCTCAGAGGAAGACGACGACCCAGCGGGTGATGAGCTTCGAGCGACGGACTTTTCGCTGACGCGCATTTCCGCCCGGGGCGACGACACGATGTCGACCGAAGCAGGTGCTGATGCTCGCGCACAATGCTGCCTGGTTGATGGCCGCGGCTAA
- a CDS encoding BA14K family protein yields MKKIGIVILAAVTALTSYTPANAMPVAAVQLTQQSDMDRVQNREWGGDRHRPRPGWNHGGYRPRPGWHGGYRPRPHWDGGYRPRPGWHGGGYRYGWYNGHRGYRGYRDGYRRHNDGWWYPLAAFGAGAIIGGAIAAPPRRVESGVNQRHASWCYDRYRSYRAWDNSFQPYGGPRQQCYSPYY; encoded by the coding sequence ATGAAGAAGATAGGCATTGTGATCCTTGCGGCGGTGACGGCTCTGACGAGCTACACGCCTGCGAATGCCATGCCGGTTGCAGCCGTTCAGCTGACGCAGCAGAGTGACATGGACAGGGTACAGAATCGCGAATGGGGCGGCGACAGACATCGTCCGCGGCCGGGTTGGAACCATGGCGGATATCGGCCGCGCCCAGGTTGGCACGGCGGCTACCGTCCGCGTCCGCACTGGGATGGCGGCTACCGCCCGCGGCCGGGCTGGCATGGCGGCGGATACCGCTATGGCTGGTACAATGGTCACCGCGGCTACCGAGGCTATCGCGACGGCTATCGTCGCCACAATGACGGCTGGTGGTATCCGCTGGCAGCCTTCGGCGCCGGCGCCATCATCGGCGGTGCGATCGCTGCTCCGCCACGCCGCGTCGAGTCCGGTGTGAACCAGCGTCATGCCAGCTGGTGCTATGACCGCTACCGCTCCTACCGCGCCTGGGACAACTCGTTCCAGCCCTATGGCGGACCGCGGCAGCAGTGCTACTCGCCGTATTATTGA